The Acidimicrobiales bacterium genome has a segment encoding these proteins:
- a CDS encoding GAF and ANTAR domain-containing protein: MSSGGERRLRILGRLAEGDPDDGASQRLCRVCAEATVMTGAGIMLMSGDVPRGSVCTTDGVSHLIEQLQYDLGEGPCVDAYQLDLPVLEPDLADPVTPRWLAFTPPATAAGARAVFGFPLRVGAVRLGALNLYCDRSGPLTDEQHADALVMAEVAAQSVLLLQAKAPEGMVAAELEAGADFQYVVHQAAGMVAAQLDTSVADAHIRLRAHAFGADRHVDDVGRDVVARMLRFDPASGEAKPTP, from the coding sequence GTGAGCAGCGGTGGAGAGCGGCGCCTCCGGATCCTGGGGCGCCTCGCGGAGGGCGACCCCGACGACGGCGCGAGCCAGCGGCTGTGCCGGGTGTGTGCCGAGGCCACGGTGATGACCGGCGCCGGGATCATGCTGATGTCGGGCGATGTTCCTCGAGGGTCGGTGTGTACCACCGATGGTGTCAGCCACCTCATCGAGCAGTTGCAGTACGACCTGGGCGAGGGACCGTGCGTCGACGCCTACCAGCTCGATCTGCCGGTGCTCGAGCCCGATCTGGCCGATCCCGTGACACCACGTTGGCTGGCCTTCACGCCACCGGCGACAGCTGCGGGAGCCCGTGCCGTGTTCGGCTTCCCGCTACGGGTCGGTGCCGTTCGTCTGGGTGCGCTCAATCTCTACTGCGACCGGTCCGGCCCGCTGACCGACGAGCAACACGCCGACGCGCTGGTCATGGCGGAGGTCGCTGCCCAGTCGGTGCTGCTCCTGCAGGCGAAGGCACCGGAGGGGATGGTGGCGGCCGAGCTCGAAGCCGGAGCCGACTTCCAGTACGTGGTGCACCAGGCCGCCGGCATGGTTGCCGCTCAGCTCGACACCTCGGTCGCCGACGCCCACATCCGACTTCGGGCGCACGCCTTCGGCGCCGATCGTCATGTCGACGATGTGGGACGGGACGTCGTCGCCCGCATGTTGCGCTTCGACCCGGCCAGCGGCGAGGCGAAGCCCACGCCATGA
- a CDS encoding GAF and ANTAR domain-containing protein — protein MTREAALASTLVELADSLVADFDVVELLTLLTGRCVEVLDIGAAGIMLAAPDGGLRSMASSSDAMRVLELFEIQAQEGPCLDCFHSGVPVENPDLAESTGGWPRFSAETLAAGFRSVQALPMRLRGSVIGALNLFNVEPGPMTIADVSAAQAFADVATIAILQHRSALEAQVLNDQLNHALNSRIAIEQAKGMIAEREDLDLQQAFARLRNHARNHNLRLVDVATDVVSGALRGSELDRPPAGAAD, from the coding sequence ATGACCAGAGAAGCGGCGCTTGCATCGACCTTGGTCGAACTGGCCGACTCACTCGTCGCCGATTTCGATGTTGTCGAGCTCCTCACCCTCTTGACCGGTCGTTGTGTCGAGGTGCTCGACATCGGTGCGGCGGGGATCATGCTGGCTGCCCCCGACGGAGGCTTGCGGTCCATGGCGTCCTCCAGCGACGCCATGAGGGTGCTCGAGCTCTTCGAGATCCAAGCCCAGGAAGGGCCGTGCCTCGACTGCTTCCACTCCGGCGTGCCGGTGGAGAACCCCGACCTGGCCGAATCGACTGGTGGATGGCCCCGCTTCTCGGCCGAGACCCTGGCGGCGGGGTTCCGGTCGGTGCAGGCGTTGCCCATGCGCCTGCGCGGCAGCGTGATCGGAGCGCTCAACCTGTTCAACGTCGAGCCGGGACCGATGACCATCGCTGATGTCTCGGCGGCCCAGGCGTTCGCCGACGTGGCCACCATCGCCATCCTCCAGCACCGGTCCGCGCTCGAAGCCCAGGTGCTGAACGATCAGTTGAACCATGCGCTGAACAGTCGCATCGCCATCGAGCAGGCCAAGGGCATGATCGCCGAGCGCGAGGACCTCGACCTGCAGCAGGCGTTCGCCCGGCTGCGCAACCACGCCCGGAACCACAACCTGCGCCTGGTCGACGTGGCCACAGACGTGGTCAGCGGTGCCCTGCGGGGCTCCGAGCTCGATCGACCACCTGCTGGCGCGGCCGACTGA